The Akkermansia muciniphila genome includes the window CCAGCGCCGCCTTGGGGTCCGGCTCCATGTCCTCTCCCTTGATGAGCAGGCGCGCCTTTTCCACCAGGGCTTCCGGGTCCTTGGTCTCCGCGGCCTTCAGCACGTAATCCTTGTGCAATTCCTTGTTCGGCTGCACGCCGATTCCCTGCTCGTAATACCGGGCCAGCCTCTTGAGGCCGCGCACATCCTCCTTCTTCACCAGCGCGGTGGCTGCCGTCATGGCGGAAGCCAGGAGCTGCTGCCGTTCCGCAGGGTCTTTCATGTTCCCGGCCACGGTTTCATAATAATTGGCCAGCTCGTCCAGGGCGGTAAGGCTGCCCAGCTCCACGGCCTGTTCCCAGAGCTTCACGGCCTCCGGGTTGATGGCCTGCGGCGCGGGGGCCTGGCGTTCCTTGCCGGACGGCGTCATCCAGGGCGGGACGGCTCCGGCGTCCGTCAGGGTATCTTCCGCCTTATCCTTTGCGCCCGGCTTTTTGAGCCACGGGGGAGTATCTTCATCCGCCCCGTTCAGGGTCAGCTTCACCTGCTGGTAGGGGGAGCCGGCGGGATTCTGCCGGATGCCCTGCGCCGCCGCTTCCTCCAGATTCTGGGGATAGGCTGCCTGGTTGGCCAGGAAAAGCAGGGAGGGAATATGCCCGCGCGCCGCCAGGCCGTGCATCATGGCGCTGTAAGGCTGGAGGTTTTCATTATTGGAACTCCACATGTCCGCCGCATCCACATGGCCTTTCAGGGCTCCCCGGAACATCCAGGAATCCCCCTCCGCCATGCGTTTCTCCAGACCGAATTCATAGATGAGGGCGCGGCCGAGCACGTACATGCCGCAGGGGTCCCCCTGTCCGGCGGAAAGCCGGGCCCAGGCCAGGGCTTCCGGGTAGCCGGATTCCTCGCTCCTGTAGCTGAACAACATCAGGTAGGCCAGGTCCGCCTGGCTGCGGGCGTCCCCTTCCTGCGCTTTTTTGCGGAGAACGGCGGTCAGGTCTTCCCACTGTTCCGGAGTGACGTATTCGGAAATGCCTCTCAGCGTGATGAAATCCCCGGAGGCGGCTTTAGCCAGGCAGTCATTCAGCAGGGTTTTGGCCGGTTCCATGGCAGGCCTGTCCATCAACTCCGGGTCCTCCATCTGGGCCAGGCGCAGCCTGGCCAGGGGATGGCCTTCTTCTGCCGCCTGCTTGTACCATGTGCGCATGTTTTCCCGCGCTTCATGGGCCTTCCCCACGGAATCCATGGTGTTGGCAAGTTCCTCTTTCCACAGCTCGCCCAGCTGGACGCTTGAATCCGCGTCTCCCAGCTGGGAGGCCAGTTCCAGCTCCTTGTGCGTCTTGGCGTAGGGCGGGAGCTGGTTGAGCTTTTTCTGGGGCAGGGTAAGCGGTTCCTTCAGGAAGGGCATGCCCCGTTCGTCATGAAGGGCCAGCAGGTCCAGGGCGGCCTTGCGCAGCTCCTGCTCCTGCGGGGGCTTCTGTTCGGAAATCCACTGCGCGTACCAGGCACAGGCATTATTGCTCCCCAGCTTCCGGGCTTTGTCACAGACGAGCTTTACCTGGCCGTTCTCCAGCTTGGGGAGTCCATTGGCGCTCCGGGAAATCAGGGCCAGCATGGTTGGAAGATCCCCCCTCTCCAGAAGTTCCGTGAAGTATTCATGGCTGAGCTTGCCGCGGATTTCTTCAGGCAGCGTGGGAAGCATGGTCATGGCCGTGGCGTGCCCCGCCTCTGCCGCTTTGGAAAGCGTCGCAAAGGCCAGTTCCTGCCACTCCTTCCGGCGCGGATGGTCCGGGGCAGCCGTCTTTGCCAGAGAATGGGCCAGTTCCCCCATCCGGGCCAGAAGAACCGGTCTGGCGTTTTTCCGGTGCTTCATCAGGGAATCCAGAACGGCGGCCGGGTCCTCCTTCAGCCAGTCCACCTTGATGAAGGCGAGCTGGGCCAGCGCGTCCTGGTCGCCGGAGGCGGCCTTCTTCTCCAGCGGGGCCAGGTAGCGTCTCAACTCCGCCTCCGGCAGGTCTGTAACGGTGTACAGTGCGGTGACGGCGTCCATGTCCCCTTTCCCGGCCAGCTTGCGGCAGGCCTCCAGCCATTCCGCGTGCTCCGGCTGCATGGGTTGCGCCTTGAAAATGCCGAAAATCCCGTAGGGGTCCGTCATCATGAGCCTGGGAGCCGGATGCCCGGATGCGGTCGCCGCGTCACGGAAAAAATGCTGCATGTGTTCCAGGCAGGCCAGCGGCAGGTCCCCGCGGTTCAGGTAATAAAGCCCCATCCAGTACTCCCCGGCCAGCATGTTGGCCCGGAAATCTCCCGTGGCGGCCTTGTCAAGCAATTCCCCATACGTCCAGCCGCCGTCCATGGGCAGTTGGGAAAGGTCCCGGACCGGGGCGGACTCCGTCTGCCCGGGGGGATTTGCCGCCGCCTGGGATGAAGCGTCCTGGGCGTAGACCGGGAGGGAAAAAATAAAGGGAATAAGCAGAAGACGGGCACGCATGGGTCAGCTCTTTTCTAGCAGGAAAAACCTCTGCCCTACAAGCGTTTTTCACGTGACTGAATGTTTAACTATTTATTATGTCACGTTCTTTATTAAAGCAGGCTCATGAAACGGCTCCGGGAGGCTCCAAGCACGGGTACGGCAGCCCGCAAGGTGGAGGGAAACAGAGGCGGAATTCATGGGCAGGAGTGACGGAATGGACAAAGTAATTCTACTGTGTTCACTCGGTCCATGAAGTCCGGATT containing:
- a CDS encoding tetratricopeptide repeat protein, with the protein product MRARLLLIPFIFSLPVYAQDASSQAAANPPGQTESAPVRDLSQLPMDGGWTYGELLDKAATGDFRANMLAGEYWMGLYYLNRGDLPLACLEHMQHFFRDAATASGHPAPRLMMTDPYGIFGIFKAQPMQPEHAEWLEACRKLAGKGDMDAVTALYTVTDLPEAELRRYLAPLEKKAASGDQDALAQLAFIKVDWLKEDPAAVLDSLMKHRKNARPVLLARMGELAHSLAKTAAPDHPRRKEWQELAFATLSKAAEAGHATAMTMLPTLPEEIRGKLSHEYFTELLERGDLPTMLALISRSANGLPKLENGQVKLVCDKARKLGSNNACAWYAQWISEQKPPQEQELRKAALDLLALHDERGMPFLKEPLTLPQKKLNQLPPYAKTHKELELASQLGDADSSVQLGELWKEELANTMDSVGKAHEARENMRTWYKQAAEEGHPLARLRLAQMEDPELMDRPAMEPAKTLLNDCLAKAASGDFITLRGISEYVTPEQWEDLTAVLRKKAQEGDARSQADLAYLMLFSYRSEESGYPEALAWARLSAGQGDPCGMYVLGRALIYEFGLEKRMAEGDSWMFRGALKGHVDAADMWSSNNENLQPYSAMMHGLAARGHIPSLLFLANQAAYPQNLEEAAAQGIRQNPAGSPYQQVKLTLNGADEDTPPWLKKPGAKDKAEDTLTDAGAVPPWMTPSGKERQAPAPQAINPEAVKLWEQAVELGSLTALDELANYYETVAGNMKDPAERQQLLASAMTAATALVKKEDVRGLKRLARYYEQGIGVQPNKELHKDYVLKAAETKDPEALVEKARLLIKGEDMEPDPKAALDILTKLEQNQTHAVPGMYFLLGYLHEEGLGIPQDTALAYQFYIKGAEQDDAKSMNNLGSMYERGTGVAKDLAEAQKWYEQAAELGNEDARANVERVKEKIKKKGK